CTCTCCCTGGGGATCTGGCCTGCACTCAGCCTGGGCCTTGCCATCTTGTTGGCCCCTTAGAACATTATCGTTTTTCTGGCCCACAAGAGTGAGGCAATCTCCCGGAGGGCAGGCAGGCTTTTTCTTTGGAGAGCTTCAGAAATAACCTGCATATTTGAGATTTTGTGGGGCAAGGGAGGAAAGCAGCAGTGGCCAGAACTCAAGTACCGCAGCCTAGTATCTAGGGGATATGCCTAGCCTGCCCTCACCTGGCTATGTCTGAGTCATTATGATGCAACATAACATGGAATAATCTAACAGTATAACATAAAATGCTGCAGAGCACAGTGTGTAACATCATGGTACATTATATTATCTTGTTATGTTTTAATGATACTAACCATGGCCGGCATTTATAGAGAGCTTCTCAAACTTCTCCAAGGGCTTTGCATATGTTAGCTTATTTGATTCTCTTAAGTGCCCTGTGAGATAGATATGGCAGGTATTgtcatgacccccattttacagacgaggagactgaggcccagagaagttaagtgacttgtctaaggtcacacagctagaaagtatcagaggtgggatttgaacccagggctcccaAGGCCAGCACATCATTCactagtgatgataataatagctaagatttacgtacggttttaaagttttttaaagtgGGCATTGCATATAGTATCTTGTTTGAACCTCCAAACAACACTGTGGACCATGcgcatttcacaaatgaggatattgcggcagacagaggttaagtgacttgcccagggtcacacggccagtaactgtctgagggtgggatttgaattcaggacttccagGGCACTCTGTATTACACATTCTGGCCATTGCTACCTACCACTAAGGATGTTgcagggcactggacttgggagGGGGTATGGCAGGACATAAGGAAGACTGGCgtcgaatcccacctctgacacttaatagctgatactgggcaagtcaccgaaAGCCtgccagactcagtttcctcatttgtaaaatgaggggcttggacccTATAGCCTGTAagtctctttccagctctaaaatctcaTAATTAGTTGTTCCAAGGGATCATGTCCGAATCCACCACTGACATCCTGAGGTTAGCACTAGCCACGCCTTGCTTCCTCTTGGGTGCAGCAGGCAGAGGCCAGGCGTGTTCTTGTATTTCTGCTGGCCCTCCTGCAGGGTTCCCATGACCACCATCACTCCTAATGCCCCCCTGCCCTCCTGCTTTAGCTCTTTGTGCCCAGGAAAGCATGGGCTCTGGGTCTTGGAGCTCCTGGGGCTCGGGTCAGCATCCGTCCCTCTCTATCCCTGTAACTTTCTGGTCTCAGGGTcaccaagaagaagaaaacaggcaAGAAGAAAAAGGCCAGATCAGAAGAAGAGTCCAGCCCCTTGCACCCTACCTTGGCCCATCCAAAAGGCACCAAGCAAGGGAGTGGTGACAGCTTTGTTAACGGCCCCGAGCCCAGAGCGGACCCTCCTAGCACTGCCCCGACTTCCCCCCAGGAGGGGGGTGAGGGCCCAGGCAGCACAGCGGAGAGCAGTGACCGTTCGGAGCTGAGCCAGATGGGCCTGCGCATCCCTGAGATGAAGGACACATCCATGGAAAGAGTGGGCCAGCCCCTGAGCAAGGTCATTGACCAGCTCAACGGGCAGCTAGACCCCAGCGGCTGGCCCTCCCATGTTGAACTGGCAGACCAGTCCTTTCGGACCGGCTCTCCGGGAGTCACCCCGGAAAGGCCACCATTTTGCAACTTTAGCGAAGGGATTCCCGCCCCAATGGACTTCTACCGCTTTACCGTTGAGAGTCCAAATGCTGTTACATCAAGTAGTGGCAACCATGACCTTGCAAGGTCTGGCCAACCGTCAAATGTTCCTAGTAGCGCTGAGACTGCTGgccaagaagaaggaggaagagaaggaagaagagaggaagaggaacaaaCGTCTGGGCCTGTAGAAGGGCCCCAGAAAGAACCCTCAGATGCACCCTTAGAGCCTGCGTCAGCCGGAGAGTGCCCTGCTTCCGAGCTGGAGCCTGGTACCCAGGAGCCCATCAAGAGAGACCAGCCCAGCCCAGGTGTGAGTAGCGCAGAGGACTCCGGAGTAGACGAGGGCCAGGGGAGCCCTTTGGAAATGAGCCACCCATCTGAGTTCAGGTGAGGATGTGGTTTCCATCTGCCCAACTTCTGCAGAGCAGGGAGGCACTGATTTTCAGGTCAAGAAAATagacacgcacgcacgcacgcacgcaccccGAGGAGGCTTAGTCTAGGCTCCGAGCAGGGGGATTTGAAAACACCAGACTTTGACTATAGGCAGTAGACGGAGTGGTTGCGGCTCAGCAGACCCCAGCATAAAGGAGCACCCCACGATTCCCCcactggaattcttttttttcttcttcatcttggaGGAGTATTTGGGTTGGAATGGGACTTACTCCCAGAGGGTGAGGGACCGCTTGTCCTTGGTGCCCTCCCAGCCTCGGCATGCATGCACTGCTGCGCCCACCCGCTCACCCTCCCtgaccccttcctctcccctctccctggcCCTCACAGAGTTGACAACAACCACTTACTCCTCTTGATGATTCACGTCTTTCGGGAAAATGAAGAGCAGCTTTTCAGGGTAAGTCCCGGGCCTTCTTAAAAGactgagggaaagagggaggtgaCGAGGAGCCTGGGTAGGGGCAGGGGTGCAAGGGCCAGGATACTGGGGAACCAAGGAGGCATGAGTTAACCCTCCCTCTCATGCCCTTCCAAGCTCAGTATGGAGGTAGTGTGCCAAGAAGCCCCCTGGGTAGATTGAGCTGGGACCCAGCTTTGGACTTGCTGGATAAGAAGAGTCTAGACGTAGTGTTAGAACTTTGGCTGGGGAACCCCAGAGACTCCAGGGAACCTCCTCGCCAGCTGCTTTTGTCTAGGCTTTTTTCTGATTTATTCTCCCTAAATTGCTTTTAACCACGTGGGACTTAATTCTGCCTGGGttgtagtgggggtgggggtggggttgaaaTGTGTTATTAGTACAGATACTGGGACAGACTGAAAGCCCCTGGTCTCTAACAGGCAGGGGCCTTCTCTCCCTTTGGCCACCCAGATGATCCGTATGAGCACAGGACACATGGAAGGAAACCTCCAGCTCCTGTATGTGCTGTTGACTGACTGTTATGTTTACCTGCTCCGAAAAGGTAACTGTGCCTTCGCTTGACTGCTAAACGCTGTGGGGGAGGCTCGATAttccattactccccttcatgacTTCTTAGGTTCTAGCCTTTCTGGTCCACCATTCggtcccccacctctgcctttgcccaggctgtgcccCGTGCCTGGAAGGCCATCCTTTCTCACTTCTACCTCTCAGAATTCCTAGCTCCCTTTAAGATTCAAGTGCCATCTCCTACAGGAGGTCTTTGCTGGTGTCCCCAGTTGTGAGTGTACCCCCGTCCTTCCCTGCCTCCATAACTGTACCTATTTTGCATTTACCGTTTTAATACACGTTGCTTCCTGtcctgtagaatgtaaactccttgagggtagggaccatttcgtttttgtctttgtatctccaagctaccacagtgcctgggactcaggcacttaataaatgcatgatgaTTAGATTAAATTGCACTAGATTCGAGTTAGGCTGAACTGAATTTTTTTGATGCCTCTGCCTCTGCTGAGGCCAACCCAGAGAGCTCCCCTGTACCTCGAATCTCCTCCTGGGTGGTCCAGAGCCTGACACATTGGGAGGAAGCAGACAGAACCACAGCCCTGGCTCCCTAGAGGGACATACTCCATGGCTCCCCCAGAGGCTCTTGAGAGAATCTCGTGGCCAGTCCTTCCAATCCAGCCACTCTTGACCCTTCCCAGGCAGCAGGGGAGGGAGCCAACCCTTGTGGAGGAGGGGACCAGTTACAACAGAAATTTGATGGGAGGGTAGGGGATGGGGTTActactttgggaaacagacctcaAGGTTCTCTGTTAGGGGCCACGGAGAAGCCATACCTGGTAGAAGAGGCTGTCTCCTACAATGAACTGGACTATATCTCGGTGAGTCCACACCATCCAGGGGCACAGGGCACGGGTCCTCCAGGTATCTTGATCACTCCCCTTGTTAACTCTCATGGCAAGGATGTCACTCACCCCAGGTTATCACTTCGTGAGCCAGCCTGTTGTCCCATCAGGGCAGTCTTTGAGGAGGGCAGGGTGCAGGGCATTTACTGCCATCATCACCTACCCTGGGCTGTCAGAGGTCAAGGTCAGGAGGCTGATTCACACACTTTGGCAGCAGTATTCAGAGGCTTTGCCGGGCCTGGCAGCACATCAGCTTTGGGGCTCTGGTATGAGTCACAGGAAATGAGACCAAAGGGTCCCTTCATTCTGTTTGCTGCAGCCCCTGATACCTAGAGGCTCCAGACTTTCTACTCAGAGCCAGGCTCCCTTCAGAGCATGGAATCTTTCACTGTATCCTTAGCAGCCACTCCTGTGTCCCAGGGTAGCTGCCAGAATCCTGCGTTTATATGGAGACTTGTGTGAACATGCATGGGCTATGTGTGGTGTTCCCACCAGGTCGGCCTGGATCAGCAGACAGTGAGGCTGGTTTGCACCAACCGAAGGAAGCAGTTTCTTCTCGACACAGCTGACGTGACCCTGGCTGAGTAAGGTTTCTACCCCTCCCCTTGGACTGGAGACCACCAGACCAACCTCTTCAGTTGtcagctagggaaactgaggttcaaaaaggaaaaggatttgcACCAAATTAACATCAGAATTAGGACTTGAACCCGGCtctccagtgttctatccatcacACCCTAATGCCCTCATAGTCTGTTAGTCAACAGTATTGACTGAGCGTTGGCCATCTGTGTGGCCGAAGCAGAGCTGAAGGTCCGGAACTCGGTCCTCAGTCTGGAAAGGAGATTCAACCCGACTATGGAGACTGGTCAGCACATGGACTTAAGCCCCTAGCCATGGTGCTTGTCCTGgaccctctcctctctccatgccCGTGCTCTTAGCTATCTCCTTAGCTTCCATGGGTCTAGTTGTCACCTTTGTGCAGATGACCCTGAGATCTCGCTACCCCAACCTAGTCTCTCTCTCGGTCTCCAGGCCATCAGCAGCAGCTGCCTTTGGAACGTCTCCAAGTGGATGTTTCTTAGTCATCGCAAACTGTCTCTGTttaaaatggaaatcattatCCTTCGCCCACACCTGGGCCCTCTTCCagatttccctgtttctgttgaaggcaccaccttCTTTCCAGTTCCCCAACTTGACAAACTCAATGCTTCTTCCTCTgttccccttccccaacccccatatCCAAACACCTGGTCAGTAAGCATTTAGGAAGGGCTTCCTGTGTGCCAAATAAGTACTGAGTATACGAAAAGAGGCAaagggcagtccctgccctcaagaagttcacaatctaatgggggagacaacaagcaaataaataatgTACAGATAAGCTATGTGCAGgataaatgggaaggaaggaagagagggaagggactagaataAAGAGGGTTTGGAAAATGTTTCCTGTAGgtaatgggattttagctggcacttgGAGGGACCAGGGAAGCCCCaagatagaggtgaggagggaggcatTGCTGGCATTCGGGAAAGCCAGGGAAAAGGCCTGGATTTGGgggatggagggtcttgttggaggaggccagtgtcattgaatcactttgtgtgtgtgtgtgtgtgtgtgtgtgtgtgtgtgtgtgtgatagagaaagagagagaggagggaaagagagggaggaggagagagagaagagagggaaggagaggggggagcaggagggagagagggagagggaagagaggggggagagaaggggggagaagggaaagagcgaagagagacagagagatagagagagacagagagaaggaaagagagagggaagagagagggaggagagagagaacaagcaaGCAAGCGCATGCATTGGGAGTAGTATAAGGTACAAGAAGACTAAAGGGGAGATGATGGTAGGATTATaaaaggccttgaaggccaagtaGATGATTTAACATTTTATCATTTGCCAAATTTCATCAGTTCTTCCCTCTATGACACATTTCATCTTCAGCCCCCTCTTTCGCTCACTAGGCCAAGAACCTAATTTTGGCCCTTAAgaaccttccatggctccctattgcctctagtcAGGCTTCTGATCCCCTTTctgggattttttccccttatctcTTTTCAAGCATTTTCCATTTGAGCCAGACTTGTCTACTTGCTGTTTCCTAAGCTAGGCATTCCATCTTCCATCACCAgacctttgccctggctgtccctcatgcctgatatgccctccctccccacctcagctTCTTCAAAGTCCCTCAAGGAGCAGCAGCTCATGGGCCGTGTCCTTGGTCAAACCTCCCGGATCCCCTGGAGCCTCCctatgttctctctcttctcacgTGATCATGGACATACTTAATGGTCTAGGTTataccccccactcccacctccctgTAAGTTCCTTGACAGCAGAGACTATTTTCCTTGTCTCAGACCCCTGGtacctagcacagggcttggcacctAGGTGCCTAATAATGCTGCTTGGGTTGGGTTGTCAGAGACcgcatttggaatcagaagagctgggttcaaaatCTGACTCTCCCACTTgccacctgcatgaccttggggaaattgaaatgctctctgggcctcagtttccttggctgtcAACTGCAGGAgttgtcccttctagctctaggtccATGCTCTGTGATCTTCTGTGCAGAGCCCGCTGCTGAGCTCTGAGGTGGAGATGAGGTGAGGGACAGGAGAAAGAGGCACATCTAAGGAACAAGAGGACTGGGGCTGTGCCCTGGAGAAGTTTCTGGTTCATGGGACAGGCAGAATAGGAGTCAGGACGGGGGAGGCAAAGGTCCTGGGTTCACACTCTGCCTTGGCCACTTAACTATCTGAGTGACttagggcaagccacttaaactgcttgcctcagcttccccatctgtaaaaaccTTCCAGcactgttgtgaggctcaaaggagatgataattgtaaagcgcttaacaCGGTGCCCGGTATACactaggtgcctaataagtgctcATTTTCACCTTTTCCTGGCCTTGGCTCCCAAGGCCAGCTGAACAGCTGAGTCCATATCAGAGGTCGGGGGATGCTGGGAGGAGAGCCAGGACCCTCTCCATTGCCCCAGCCCTGCTCCTGGAGggtctccccacccacccctctcATTGCACccatttccctcctcccacaggtTTTTCTTGGTCTCTCTCAAGTCAGCGATGATCAAAGGCTGCCGAGAGCCCCCCTACCCCAGCGTCCTGACCGACGCCACCATGGAGAAGCTGGCACTGGCCAAGTTTGTGGCCCAGGAGTCAAAATGTGAGGTAAGACTCTGGGATCCTGcaatgggtgggtgggtggggacaaaggaagggaaagggctgACGGAGGGAGCCAGGGAGGAGGCAGGGCTGTGTTCTGGACAGGCCCGAGGCTGGGGGATGTGCACAGAAGTCCCGGTGGTGTGTGGGGGAGGGTTCTTCCCAGTTGGCTAAGCCGTGTGAGCCCAGCTCTCAGCTGGCACCAGATGTGCTCACTGGGGCCCCAGGAACAGAGGGGTTCTAACAAGCGTTTGTTGAGTGCTGACCGCCGGACTGAGAATTTTGACCATATCGTTTTGCTGCTCGAGAAGCTTCAATGACTCCCAGttacctctgggataaaataaaaacccagCTGGGTTCTGGGTCTCCCTTTCTGGGctcatttcacattatttcctTTCAAAAACCAGATGGATCCTGGCCTCCAGGAGCCTGTGTTCTGTTGGGAGCAGTAACGCATATACCTAGTAGTACACTCTTAATCTCCACAAAGGCAGTGAACTTCTGGGGAGGCAGGAGCAGAGAAAACCCTTGGTGCTTAGGCTGAGTTTGAAGGAGGCCAAAGGTTCTGAgcgaggggaggagggagggtacTCCAGGCCTGCAGAAAAGTCTGGACCGCGGCCTGGGAAGAGAAGACCCAATGCCAAGGACAGGGATGGCTGAGGAGGCTGGTTTGGCTGGAGAGGACAGTGTCCAGGGGAAGGTTGTGGAATGAGGCCGGAAAGGAAGCTTTTAACCTGATCAGGGGATTAGGAGCTGCTGGAGTTTGAGGAACCTGGAGTGGCTTGGTCCTGCCCAGGCTTCTGGCACCGAGGGTATGCATTCAGTCCAACAAGCTTTAATTAACCAATCAACCAAGGCCTACCATGGTATATGCAAACCTCTGCGCTTGGTCCTGGGGATTCAGAAATAAAACATTCCTAACCTCAAGAGACTTCTCACCTTCTGTAGGTGGGAGAGAACAAAATAGAGACATAGAACTATGATAAGAAGTCTCTGCCTGAGTTTGGAGttggaggatctgggtttgaatccatcCCACCTGGGTGGCCTCCAGGACGTCCCATAAGCCTTTGGGCCTTATCTCCAAAACAAGAGGGTTGGGCTCTGGTGTCCCAAgatctctgatcctgtgattGATCTTAGGGAAATGTCAGGAAGGAGAGCTCTGATCATTTTCACCTAAGAAGATCAGGggaggcttcctgaaggaggcgACCCCTGAGCTGGGTATTGAAAGGCAAAGAAATCCAGCCCGCAGagatatggggggtggggaggatgctCCTGGCAGGGCATGGAGCCAGGGGCCGGGAGGGTGGCCTAAGTCCGGGGAAAAGTTAGTGGAAGCCAACTTGGCTGCAGCTTCCAGGAGGTGAGGGGAAGCTTGTATGAAAGAAGCCTGAAAAGCAGGCTTGGAATCAGGCCAGGTTGAGTGGCCACTGTCGGGCTGAGCAGCTTCAACTTATCCTAAAGGCCACAGGGAGCCATCGGAGGTTCTGAAGGGAGGAGCCCCAGGGCCACAACAGGAGGAAACTCTGTCCGACAGTACAGGTTAGCGGCTCCTCTGAGGCTAAGGCTTCAAGAGCTGCCTGGGCCGGTGAGAGGTTGAGACTGGCCCAGAGCCAAGAAGGGGGGGAGATGGGACTGCAGCGGATGGACTGGAGcagagagagacctgaggcagggaggctGACTGCAGTCATCACCCAGAGGTGACAGGGCCCAAGCTGGGCTGGCCTCTGGGGAGGACAAGAGACGGCCTTCAAGGAGAGAGGCCGGGGtaggcctgggggaggggaggggagggagacaagGGGTGCAGGGAACGCTGGACCTTGGGATCTTTTCACCTACTGGACCATAAGTTCCTTCAGGACAGGCACTGGATAATGAGAATGATGAAGATGAGAACAGCAGCAAACCTACACTTATATAGCGCTCACTGTGCGCCAGGCATTGGGTTAGGTCCTCTCTCACCATGATCTCATTTCATGTTCacagccaccctgggaggtaggcaggtTAAGGTGGTTATCTCCAGAGGCAggcaggttaagagacttgcccagaatcacccagctacaaagtatccgaggctggatttgaactcagctcttgggactccaggtgcagtgctcCATGGCGCCCCCTAGCTGTGCCATCTCTAGCTGCTGGATTTTATCCAAACCTTGTTTCTTCCTCAGGGCCCAGCTCAGTGCTCTGcaaccttctctttctctccctctgtatccttagtgcttaccaccagtgcctggcacacagtaggagtttaCTTAGTGGGAGTAGTAATAAGTATTGGTAGGTCTGCAGCTGTCCCAtggcctgtctctctctctgtctctgtctctctctgtctctctccatctctctctccatctctctctccctccctccctcgtctctccctctgtgtctcttcctttctctctctctctctctctctctctccctctctctgtctttgtctctctctctctctctctctgtctttctctgtctctccctccctctctctgtgtctgtctctttctctctctctccccctccctccctttctctctctgtctgcctctcctctcctcttctctctctctccctccccaaccacaGGCATCAGCGGTTACTGTGCGGTTCTATGGGCTGGTGCACTGGGAGGATCCTCTGGACGAGAACCCAGGGCCCATCCCCTGTCACTATTCCTCGGTGGAGAATGCAGTCACCAAAGAAGGGATGCTGCACTATAAGGCGGGCACATCGTACCTGGGCAAGGAACACTGGAAGTCCTGCTTCGTGGTCCTCAGGTGTGGAGCCAGGGCAGGCCGCCCTCCCCGGTGGGGATGAGGGCTCTGAGGCTCCCTGAGCCCTTTGCCCCCTGCAGTCTGGGCAGTCGCAACAGGGCCTCCTTGCCCCCATTGTAGACATGGGCCCTGTAGCTGGTGAGCGTTGGAGGTGGGGCTGAGCGCAGGCCCCTGGCTCCCATGACTGCCCTGTGTGCCTCCGAGCTTAGAACTGCCGGGGTCCCCAGCAGAGGCCATCCTGCCAAGGCCTCAGGCCCTCACCCCTGCCCTCATGGTCTTCCCTACAGCAATGGGATCCTCTATCAGTATCCTGACCGCACAGATGTCATCCCTCTGCTCTCTGTGAATATGGGGTAGGTATTTCTGGAGACTTGGAGGGGAGGGTGGGCTTGCTGTCCTCATGGCTAGGACTCCAGCACCCTGCTGACCCCCAGGGCCCTTCTCCCTTTGTTTCCCACTGATATGGAGCCTAGAAGAGAAGGCCTGGGGGGAGACATGAAATTTTTCAGGaagtccagatctgtgatttcattatagTTGAGACCACCCCAGTGAGGAAAGTCCTTCCACCAGTGCAGTTCTGCACCTTAGTCTGAGGGAGTTGCCTGGGCCACAGAGAGGTTATGAGACTGGCCCAGGGCCATACAggcagtgtgtgtcagaggtctTCCTAACCCTGAGACCACTCCCCTTATCCCTGCCTCTCCATCCCTATGAGAAAGACATAACACTCCAAAAGAAATCTTTGAACATGGGCAGGCTCTGAAGCCGAGAGCTGGGAGCCCCTGAATTTTCTGGAGCCAAGCTGTGATCAGTGGGCAGGGGTGAAACATGGACAGAGAACTCTCTGGTCTTTCTGAACTCTCAGGGGCTCAGAGATTTTGGCAAAGCCCAGTGTCTAGGAGAACTGTCGGGAAAGTCTCAGAGGGTTCCAAAGATGAGATTTTTGGTCAGTGGGACACATGCCAAGGCCAGCAGCTCCTCAGGCCTCTGGGGCATGGGGTAGGGTCACCCCACAACCCCTTCCTCATTCCATCCCTCATCCTGTTTCACGGTTGGCCTCAGCGGGGAGCAATGTGGCGGCTGCCGGAGGTCCAACACCACAGATCGGCCCCACGCCTTCCAGGTGATCCTCACTGACCGGCCCTCCCTGGAACTGAGTGCCACTGATGAGACAGAGATGGCTGACTGGATGCAGCATCTCTGCCAGGCTGTTTCTAAAGGAGTGAGTTCACCCTCGGTGGGCAAACAGACAGCCCCGTGCCCCAATGGAGGGGAGGGACAGCCTTGAAACTGTCTCCTAGGGCCCCTTGGGACTGGACCAAGACCAGACTGCTAGTCAATGAGGGTGGTTCCTTCCCACCGACCTGAGATTTAGGGCCAGGAGGCAGGAATGACATTAGACCCAGTTCACTGTTGTATGACCCAGCTACATTTAGAGTCTGGGTTCCactcctgccttagacacttactagttgtgagagCTTGGATAAATCATGTAACTTTCCAGGCctgtatttcctcatctatgaaacacAGGAGTTAGATCTAATGTCTTTGAGGGTCCCTTCCAATATTAAATCACTGTTCCTCTGCCTTCACCTGGTCTCTAGAAGGGAGCCCTCCTGAAccgggcagcagcagcaggggttGTGAGAGGGGAAAAGTCCGGGTCCTTGCCTGGCTGGAAGGGACAGGCTGACCTTTGCCTTCCCTGTCTCTGGCCCAG
This Trichosurus vulpecula isolate mTriVul1 chromosome 2, mTriVul1.pri, whole genome shotgun sequence DNA region includes the following protein-coding sequences:
- the PLEKHM2 gene encoding pleckstrin homology domain-containing family M member 2 isoform X2; translated protein: MEPGEVKDRILENISLSVKKLQSYFAACEDETPAIRNHDKVLQRLCEHLDHALLYGLQDLSSGYWVLVVHFTRKEAIQQIEVLQHVTTKLGRSRAWLYLALNENSLESYLRLFQENLSLLHKYYVKNALVCSHDHLTLFLTLVSGLEFIRFDLDLDAPYLDLAPYMPDYYKPQYLLDFEDRLPSSVHGSDSLSLNSFNSVTSTNLEWDDSAIAPSSEDGDLTDTVSGPRSTASDLTSGKASTKSPTPRYNPFNEDRAEGVSSSDTTPVHTTSQEKGEARALDLQEASTELEVIRVTKKKKTGKKKKARSEEESSPLHPTLAHPKGTKQGSGDSFVNGPEPRADPPSTAPTSPQEGGEGPGSTAESSDRSELSQMGLRIPEMKDTSMERVGQPLSKVIDQLNGQLDPSGWPSHVELADQSFRTGSPGVTPERPPFCNFSEGIPAPMDFYRFTVESPNAVTSSSGNHDLARSGQPSNVPSSAETAGQEEGGREGRREEEEQTSGPVEGPQKEPSDAPLEPASAGECPASELEPGTQEPIKRDQPSPGVSSAEDSGVDEGQGSPLEMSHPSEFRVDNNHLLLLMIHVFRENEEQLFRMIRMSTGHMEGNLQLLYVLLTDCYVYLLRKGATEKPYLVEEAVSYNELDYISVGLDQQTVRLVCTNRRKQFLLDTADVTLAEFFLVSLKSAMIKGCREPPYPSVLTDATMEKLALAKFVAQESKCEASAVTVRFYGLVHWEDPLDENPGPIPCHYSSVENAVTKEGMLHYKAGTSYLGKEHWKSCFVVLSNGILYQYPDRTDVIPLLSVNMGGEQCGGCRRSNTTDRPHAFQVILTDRPSLELSATDETEMADWMQHLCQAVSKGVIPQGVAPSPCLPCCLVITDDRLFTCHEDCQTSFFRSLGMAELANITAVSTEPGKEYCVLEFSQDRQQLLPPWVIYLSCTTELDRFLSALSSGWRAVYQVELPHKAIQETSNKKKFEDALSLIHSAWQRSDSLCRGRASRDPWC
- the PLEKHM2 gene encoding pleckstrin homology domain-containing family M member 2 isoform X1 codes for the protein MEPGEVKDRILENISLSVKKLQSYFAACEDETPAIRNHDKVLQRLCEHLDHALLYGLQDLSSGYWVLVVHFTRKEAIQQIEVLQHVTTKLGRSRAWLYLALNENSLESYLRLFQENLSLLHKYYVKNALVCSHDHLTLFLTLVSGLEFIRFDLDLDAPYLDLAPYMPDYYKPQYLLDFEDRLPSSVHGSDSLSLNSFNSVTSTNLEWDDSAIAPSSEDYDFGDVFPAVPSVPSTDWEDGDLTDTVSGPRSTASDLTSGKASTKSPTPRYNPFNEDRAEGVSSSDTTPVHTTSQEKGEARALDLQEASTELEVIRVTKKKKTGKKKKARSEEESSPLHPTLAHPKGTKQGSGDSFVNGPEPRADPPSTAPTSPQEGGEGPGSTAESSDRSELSQMGLRIPEMKDTSMERVGQPLSKVIDQLNGQLDPSGWPSHVELADQSFRTGSPGVTPERPPFCNFSEGIPAPMDFYRFTVESPNAVTSSSGNHDLARSGQPSNVPSSAETAGQEEGGREGRREEEEQTSGPVEGPQKEPSDAPLEPASAGECPASELEPGTQEPIKRDQPSPGVSSAEDSGVDEGQGSPLEMSHPSEFRVDNNHLLLLMIHVFRENEEQLFRMIRMSTGHMEGNLQLLYVLLTDCYVYLLRKGATEKPYLVEEAVSYNELDYISVGLDQQTVRLVCTNRRKQFLLDTADVTLAEFFLVSLKSAMIKGCREPPYPSVLTDATMEKLALAKFVAQESKCEASAVTVRFYGLVHWEDPLDENPGPIPCHYSSVENAVTKEGMLHYKAGTSYLGKEHWKSCFVVLSNGILYQYPDRTDVIPLLSVNMGGEQCGGCRRSNTTDRPHAFQVILTDRPSLELSATDETEMADWMQHLCQAVSKGVIPQGVAPSPCLPCCLVITDDRLFTCHEDCQTSFFRSLGMAELANITAVSTEPGKEYCVLEFSQDRQQLLPPWVIYLSCTTELDRFLSALSSGWRAVYQVELPHKAIQETSNKKKFEDALSLIHSAWQRSDSLCRGRASRDPWC